In Pseudomonadota bacterium, a single window of DNA contains:
- a CDS encoding STAS domain-containing protein, protein MLPPLKDPQKTGDIIMDITVNQEGKTITIKVNGDIDENGAEMLKAQFGRLNLTTIKDVIIDFSNVHYIGSSGIGKLLLFYKNIAVNGGSITIVNTQDTVYSLFQELKLNSILTIQRV, encoded by the coding sequence ATGCTCCCCCCGCTTAAAGATCCACAAAAAACCGGAGATATAATTATGGATATAACTGTTAACCAGGAAGGTAAAACAATAACGATTAAAGTAAACGGCGACATTGACGAAAACGGTGCCGAAATGCTCAAAGCGCAATTCGGCAGACTGAATCTGACAACCATCAAGGACGTAATAATCGACTTCAGTAATGTGCATTATATCGGCAGTTCAGGCATCGGCAAACTCCTGCTGTTTTATAAGAACATTGCAGTTAACGGCGGCTCCATCACTATAGTGAATACACAAGATACGGTTTATAGCCTGTTCCAGGAACTGAAATTGAATTCCATTCTGACGATCCAGAGGGTTTGA